A single window of Martelella sp. NC20 DNA harbors:
- a CDS encoding TetR family transcriptional regulator C-terminal domain-containing protein: MTARAAKTQRRTRIQVAKEEVILEAALDVFSANGFRGATVDQIAEAAGMSKPNVLYYFRSKEAMFSALIASVMDIWLDPLRVFDVDKDPEAELRSYIRRKLEMARDFPRESRLFANEVIQGAPNTEAFLKGELKDLVDEKAKVIRAWQKAGKLRKVDPYHLIFSIWATTQHYADFDVQVRSVLGEGLAGEGRFEDAARYLETLFVNGLIVR, from the coding sequence ATGACGGCACGGGCGGCGAAGACGCAGCGGCGCACACGCATCCAGGTGGCGAAGGAAGAGGTGATTCTCGAAGCCGCGCTCGACGTGTTCTCGGCGAACGGCTTCCGTGGCGCGACGGTGGACCAGATCGCCGAAGCCGCCGGCATGTCCAAGCCGAACGTGCTCTACTATTTCCGTTCCAAGGAAGCGATGTTTTCAGCCCTGATCGCGAGCGTCATGGACATCTGGCTCGATCCGCTCAGGGTTTTCGACGTGGACAAGGATCCGGAGGCCGAACTGCGCTCCTATATCCGCCGCAAGCTGGAAATGGCCCGAGACTTTCCGCGCGAAAGCCGCCTGTTCGCCAATGAGGTGATCCAGGGCGCCCCCAATACCGAGGCGTTCCTGAAGGGCGAACTCAAGGATCTGGTCGATGAGAAGGCCAAGGTCATCCGCGCCTGGCAGAAGGCCGGCAAGCTGCGCAAGGTCGATCCCTACCATTTGATCTTCTCGATCTGGGCAACGACGCAGCATTATGCCGATTTCGACGTCCAGGTGCGCTCGGTGCTGGGCGAGGGGTTGGCGGGCGAAGGCCGGTTCGAGGATGCGGCGCGCTATCTCGAAACGTTGTTCGTCAACGGGCTGATTGTGCGGTGA
- the hydA gene encoding dihydropyrimidinase produces MSTVIRGGTVVTADLTYKADVKIEDGIITAIGPDLSGDETLDASGCYVMPGGIDPHVHLEMPFMGTYSSDDFESGTRAGLVGGTTMVVDFCLPDPGQSLLDALQRWDNKSTRANCDYSFHMAITWWDQQVFEEMETVVREKGINTFKHFMAYKGALMVNDDEMYASFQRCAELGALPLVHAENGDVVASMQAKLLAAGNDGPEGHAYSRPPEVEGEATNRAIMIADMAGVPLYVVHTSCEQSHEAIRRARQKGMRVYGEPLIQHLTLDESEYFDKDWDHSARRVMSPPFRNKQNQDSLWAGLQAGSLSCVATDHCAFTTEQKRTGLGDFTKIPNGTGGLEDRLPMLWTYGVATGRLTMNEFVAVTSTNIAKILNIYPRKGAILVGADADIVVWDPTREKTISAGNQQSAIDYNVFEGKHVKGLPRFTLSRGKVVVEESNVKTEEGHGKFVSREPFTAVNTALSTWKELVAPRKVERSGIPRSGV; encoded by the coding sequence ATGAGCACAGTCATCAGGGGCGGCACGGTCGTGACCGCGGACCTCACCTACAAGGCCGATGTGAAGATCGAGGACGGGATCATCACCGCGATCGGCCCGGACCTTTCCGGCGACGAGACGCTGGATGCTTCCGGCTGCTACGTCATGCCGGGCGGGATCGATCCCCATGTCCATCTCGAAATGCCGTTCATGGGCACCTATTCCTCCGATGATTTCGAAAGCGGCACCCGCGCGGGCCTTGTCGGCGGCACCACGATGGTGGTCGATTTCTGTCTGCCCGATCCCGGCCAGTCGCTGCTGGACGCCCTGCAACGCTGGGACAACAAGTCGACGCGGGCGAACTGCGACTATTCCTTCCACATGGCGATCACCTGGTGGGACCAACAGGTGTTCGAGGAGATGGAAACCGTCGTCAGGGAAAAGGGCATCAACACCTTCAAGCATTTCATGGCCTACAAGGGCGCGCTGATGGTGAATGATGACGAGATGTATGCCTCGTTCCAGCGCTGCGCCGAGCTTGGCGCGCTGCCGCTGGTCCATGCCGAAAATGGCGATGTGGTGGCCAGCATGCAGGCGAAGCTGCTGGCTGCGGGCAATGACGGCCCGGAAGGCCACGCCTATTCAAGGCCCCCGGAAGTGGAAGGCGAGGCCACCAACCGCGCGATCATGATCGCCGATATGGCGGGCGTTCCGCTCTATGTCGTGCACACCTCCTGCGAGCAGAGCCATGAGGCCATCCGCCGCGCGCGGCAGAAGGGCATGCGGGTCTATGGCGAACCGCTGATCCAGCATCTGACGCTGGATGAGAGCGAATATTTCGACAAGGACTGGGACCATTCCGCCCGCCGGGTGATGTCGCCGCCGTTCCGCAACAAGCAGAACCAGGACTCACTCTGGGCCGGGCTGCAGGCGGGCTCGCTCTCCTGCGTTGCCACCGATCACTGCGCCTTCACCACCGAGCAGAAGCGCACCGGCCTCGGCGATTTCACCAAGATCCCGAACGGCACCGGCGGGCTGGAGGACCGGCTGCCGATGCTGTGGACCTATGGCGTTGCCACCGGCCGGCTGACGATGAACGAATTCGTCGCCGTCACCTCGACCAATATTGCAAAAATCCTCAACATCTACCCGAGGAAGGGCGCGATCCTGGTGGGCGCGGATGCCGATATCGTGGTCTGGGACCCGACCCGCGAAAAGACGATATCAGCAGGCAACCAGCAATCGGCCATCGACTACAACGTGTTCGAGGGCAAGCATGTGAAGGGCCTGCCGCGCTTTACGCTTTCGCGCGGCAAGGTCGTGGTCGAGGAGAGCAATGTGAAGACCGAGGAAGGCCACGGCAAATTCGTTTCCCGCGAGCCGTTCACCGCCGTCAACACCGCGCTTTCCACCTGGAAGGAACTGGTGGCGCCGCGCAAGGTCGAGCGCTCCGGCATTCCGCGTTCCGGGGTCTGA
- the preA gene encoding NAD-dependent dihydropyrimidine dehydrogenase subunit PreA, whose product MADLSNNFVGIKSPNPFWLASAPPTDKAYNVERAFREGWGGVVWKTLGEEGPPVVNVNGPRYGAIWGADRRLLGLNNIELITDRDLYLNLREIKEVKMRWPDRAIVVSIMVPCEEEAWKAILPLVEETGADGIELNFGCPHGMSERGMGAAVGQVPEYVEMVVRWCKQYTRMPVITKLTPNISDIRQSARAAHRGGTDAVSLINTINSIVSVDLDTFAPNPTVGGKGTHGGYCGPAVKPIALNMVAEIARDPETTGLPISGIGGITTWRDAAEFMVLGAGNVQVCTAAMTYGFKIVKEMISGLSAWMDAKGFQTLDDITGRAVPNVTDWQYLNLNAITKARIDQDACIKCGRCHIACEDTSHQAITAMVDGERHFMVKEEDCVGCNLCVNVCPVENCIDMVALAPGEKDQRTGERVSADYANWTTHPNNPMAAAE is encoded by the coding sequence ATGGCTGATCTTTCCAACAATTTCGTCGGTATCAAGTCGCCCAACCCGTTCTGGCTCGCCTCCGCGCCGCCGACGGACAAGGCCTATAATGTCGAACGCGCCTTCCGCGAGGGCTGGGGCGGCGTGGTCTGGAAGACGCTGGGCGAGGAAGGCCCGCCGGTGGTCAATGTCAACGGCCCGCGCTATGGCGCGATCTGGGGCGCGGACCGCAGGCTGCTCGGCCTCAACAATATCGAGCTGATCACCGACCGCGACCTCTATCTGAACCTCCGCGAGATCAAGGAGGTCAAGATGCGCTGGCCGGATCGCGCCATCGTGGTGTCGATCATGGTGCCCTGCGAGGAGGAGGCTTGGAAGGCGATCCTGCCGCTGGTGGAGGAGACCGGAGCGGACGGGATCGAGCTCAATTTCGGCTGTCCGCACGGCATGTCCGAGCGCGGCATGGGTGCCGCCGTCGGCCAGGTGCCGGAATATGTCGAGATGGTGGTGCGCTGGTGCAAGCAGTATACCCGCATGCCGGTGATCACCAAGCTGACGCCGAACATCTCAGACATCCGCCAGTCGGCCCGCGCCGCCCACCGGGGCGGGACGGACGCGGTGTCGCTGATCAACACCATCAACTCGATCGTCTCCGTCGACCTCGACACTTTCGCGCCGAATCCGACGGTCGGCGGCAAGGGCACCCATGGCGGCTATTGCGGCCCGGCGGTCAAGCCGATCGCGCTCAACATGGTGGCCGAGATCGCCCGCGACCCGGAAACCACAGGCCTGCCGATCTCCGGCATCGGCGGCATCACCACCTGGCGGGATGCTGCCGAATTCATGGTGCTCGGCGCCGGCAATGTGCAGGTCTGCACCGCGGCGATGACCTACGGCTTCAAGATCGTCAAGGAAATGATCTCCGGGCTTTCGGCATGGATGGACGCCAAGGGTTTCCAGACGCTGGACGACATCACGGGCCGCGCCGTGCCGAATGTGACGGACTGGCAGTATCTGAACCTCAACGCCATCACCAAGGCCCGCATCGACCAGGACGCCTGCATCAAGTGCGGCCGCTGCCACATCGCCTGCGAGGACACCTCGCACCAGGCCATCACGGCGATGGTTGACGGCGAGCGTCATTTCATGGTGAAGGAGGAGGACTGCGTCGGCTGCAATCTGTGCGTCAATGTCTGTCCGGTCGAGAACTGCATCGACATGGTGGCGCTCGCCCCCGGCGAGAAGGACCAGCGCACCGGCGAGCGCGTATCGGCGGACTACGCCAACTGGACGACGCACCCCAACAACCCGATGGCAGCCGCGGAGTAA
- a CDS encoding bifunctional diguanylate cyclase/phosphodiesterase, with product MVEPAKTPAARRWGIIPSDILALAATALVLASMYFTNREMDSNFTRNLRLQTAEKIALSSARVTAGIRENLKLVEGVGLAISLEPEISSPRFERVARKALDQDSALQNLAIARDMTIEMVFPFSENRAAIGLDYADRPDQMAAINKALLTRKPVVDGPIPLVQGGSALVVYYPLYDGSENDAWGILTSLVDLDRLLSGETIEAAHPALAIAISKDGDDGRPEQVLFGDETIFAGDPVTQSVQLANTEWTVAAMPRGGWKEPLGERLSRHLLIDSIGILIIAFVFGIAKLMRERNRNITALRAREAELQHLSQRMQFALEASRIGVWDMDAETGEAIWDERMYALYGERADCDRNGVEIWSRRLHPEDRQLEFERLEHFLAAEQNFRSDFRIVLDDGTVRHLQVFGGFYRDVGGRTHVVGVNWDITDDIRLHEDIKRANAEALEKNRELERAQAVLRHNALHDGLTELANRSYLEAAFVKGDEKVAVEPPFAVLHIDLDRFKEINDTLGHSAGDAMLRHAAGMLRSISAPKDFLARVGGDEFTLVTHWNGDGERLSRLAQDIIRALGKPLQYGEHQVRVSASVGIAWMDDEANALRDVLVNAGIALYEAKRMGRNQAVVFDTALRNIAITNKKVADELLVALEDDQFQVFYQPQISAHTLEIEGVEALVRWRHPERGMLAPNHFIGTAETTGSIARIDAVVLKKAAAQHRIWCDNGIAVPHISVNISAQRLVDPGLLESIREIAPKPGALCLELLESISFDDQGTSLETSVAAIKALGVDVEIDDFGTGYASILSLLALEPKRLKIDRQLIFPITTGQSQRRLVASIVEIGRALGIEVIAEGVETLEHAHILRDLGVDAFQGFFFAPPLDNEAFVRFARERKWVEQFDINAGPPEAD from the coding sequence ATGGTAGAACCGGCGAAAACCCCTGCGGCCAGACGATGGGGCATCATCCCGAGCGACATACTGGCCCTGGCGGCCACGGCGCTGGTGCTCGCCTCAATGTACTTCACCAACCGCGAGATGGATTCAAACTTCACCCGGAACCTTCGGCTGCAAACGGCGGAGAAAATTGCCCTTTCCAGCGCAAGGGTGACAGCCGGCATCCGGGAAAATCTCAAGCTGGTGGAGGGGGTTGGCCTTGCCATTTCGCTCGAGCCGGAGATTTCGTCGCCTCGGTTCGAACGGGTCGCCCGCAAAGCGCTGGACCAGGATTCGGCGCTGCAGAACCTGGCGATCGCGCGCGACATGACCATCGAAATGGTTTTTCCCTTTTCCGAAAACCGTGCGGCCATCGGCCTAGACTACGCCGACCGCCCCGATCAGATGGCCGCCATCAACAAGGCGCTCTTGACCCGCAAACCTGTGGTCGACGGTCCGATACCGCTGGTGCAGGGCGGCAGCGCGCTGGTGGTCTACTACCCGCTATACGACGGTTCCGAAAACGATGCCTGGGGCATCCTCACCTCGCTTGTCGATCTGGACCGCCTGCTATCCGGCGAAACCATCGAGGCAGCCCACCCGGCCCTCGCGATAGCCATCAGCAAGGACGGAGACGACGGCCGGCCGGAGCAGGTTCTTTTCGGCGATGAGACAATCTTCGCCGGCGATCCGGTAACCCAGTCTGTTCAACTCGCCAACACCGAATGGACGGTCGCCGCCATGCCGCGCGGCGGCTGGAAGGAGCCCCTGGGCGAGCGCCTTTCCCGTCATCTTCTGATCGATTCGATCGGCATTCTGATCATCGCCTTCGTGTTCGGCATCGCCAAGCTGATGCGCGAGCGCAACCGCAACATCACGGCGCTTCGAGCCCGCGAGGCGGAACTGCAACACCTGTCGCAGCGCATGCAGTTCGCGCTGGAGGCCTCGCGCATCGGCGTATGGGACATGGATGCCGAAACCGGCGAGGCGATCTGGGACGAGCGGATGTATGCGCTCTACGGCGAGCGCGCGGATTGCGACAGGAACGGCGTCGAGATCTGGTCCCGTCGCCTGCACCCCGAGGACCGGCAGCTCGAATTCGAGAGGCTGGAGCACTTCCTGGCTGCCGAGCAAAATTTCCGCAGCGATTTCCGCATCGTTCTCGACGATGGAACGGTCCGCCATCTCCAGGTCTTCGGCGGATTTTACCGGGATGTCGGCGGCCGGACGCATGTTGTCGGCGTCAACTGGGATATCACCGACGATATCCGGCTGCACGAGGATATCAAGCGCGCGAATGCGGAAGCGCTGGAGAAGAACCGGGAGCTGGAGCGCGCGCAGGCCGTTCTGCGCCACAACGCGCTTCACGACGGGCTGACCGAGCTTGCCAATCGCAGCTACCTCGAAGCCGCTTTTGTAAAGGGCGACGAGAAAGTGGCTGTCGAGCCGCCCTTCGCCGTGCTTCATATCGATCTCGACCGGTTCAAGGAAATCAACGACACGCTTGGCCACAGCGCGGGCGATGCAATGCTGCGCCATGCGGCAGGCATGCTTCGCTCCATTTCCGCGCCGAAGGATTTTCTGGCGCGTGTCGGCGGCGACGAATTCACGTTGGTGACGCACTGGAACGGCGACGGCGAAAGGCTTTCCCGCCTTGCGCAGGATATTATCCGAGCACTTGGAAAACCGCTGCAATATGGCGAGCATCAGGTCCGTGTTTCGGCAAGCGTCGGCATCGCCTGGATGGATGACGAGGCGAACGCGCTGCGCGACGTGCTGGTCAATGCCGGAATCGCGCTCTACGAGGCCAAGCGCATGGGCCGCAACCAGGCTGTGGTTTTCGACACCGCGCTGCGCAACATCGCGATCACCAACAAGAAGGTCGCCGACGAACTGCTCGTGGCGCTGGAGGATGACCAGTTCCAGGTTTTCTACCAGCCCCAGATTTCGGCCCATACGCTCGAGATCGAGGGGGTCGAGGCGCTTGTGCGCTGGCGTCACCCCGAGCGCGGCATGCTGGCCCCCAACCATTTCATCGGCACGGCGGAGACCACCGGCTCGATTGCGCGCATCGACGCGGTGGTGTTGAAGAAGGCCGCCGCCCAGCACAGGATCTGGTGCGACAACGGCATCGCCGTTCCGCATATTTCCGTCAACATCTCCGCCCAGCGCCTTGTCGATCCCGGCCTGCTGGAAAGCATTCGGGAGATCGCGCCGAAACCCGGCGCATTATGCCTCGAACTGCTTGAATCGATCTCCTTCGATGACCAGGGCACCAGCCTGGAAACGAGCGTCGCCGCCATAAAGGCCCTCGGGGTCGATGTCGAAATCGATGATTTCGGTACCGGCTATGCCTCGATCCTGAGCCTGCTCGCGCTCGAACCGAAGCGGCTGAAGATCGACCGCCAGCTCATATTCCCGATAACGACCGGCCAAAGTCAGCGCCGGCTGGTCGCCTCGATCGTCGAGATCGGCCGGGCGCTTGGCATCGAGGTGATCGCCGAGGGCGTGGAGACGCTGGAACATGCCCATATCCTCCGCGATCTCGGCGTCGACGCGTTTCAGGGCTTCTTCTTCGCCCCACCGCTCGACAACGAGGCGTTCGTGCGTTTCGCGCGGGAACGCAAGTGGGTCGAGCAATTCGACATCAACGCAGGCCCGCCCGAAGCAGATTGA
- a CDS encoding Zn-dependent hydrolase has protein sequence MAAGENMRINGDRLWDAIMEMAKIGPGIAGGNNRQTLTDADAEGRALFKAWCDDAGLVMGVDKMGTMFMTRPGTDPDALPVYVGSHLDTQPTGGKYDGVLGVLSALELVRTLNDLDIRTKHPIVVTNWTNEEGARFAPAMMASGVFAGVHTLDYAYDRKDQDGKSFGDALKRIGWVGDEEVGARKMHAYYEYHIEQGPILEAEEKQIGVVTHCQGLWWLEFTLTGKEAHTGSTPMAMRVNAGLAMARILEMVQEVAMDAQPNAVGGVGQMVFKPNSRNVLPGTVTFTVDIRTVDQDKLDRMRASIESQAAEICAALGVGCSVEAVGHFDPVTFDPELVGNVREAAVELGYSHMDIVSGAGHDACWAAKVAPATMVMCPCVGGLSHNEAEEISREWAVAGADVLLRAVLKTAEIVA, from the coding sequence ATGGCGGCAGGCGAGAACATGCGGATCAATGGCGACCGCCTTTGGGACGCGATCATGGAGATGGCGAAGATCGGCCCCGGTATCGCCGGCGGCAACAACCGCCAGACCCTGACGGATGCCGATGCCGAGGGCCGCGCGCTGTTCAAGGCATGGTGCGACGATGCCGGGCTTGTCATGGGCGTCGACAAAATGGGCACCATGTTCATGACCCGGCCCGGAACCGACCCGGACGCGCTGCCGGTCTATGTCGGCAGCCACCTCGACACCCAGCCGACCGGCGGCAAATATGACGGCGTGCTCGGCGTGCTGTCGGCGCTGGAACTGGTGCGCACCCTGAACGACCTCGATATCAGGACCAAGCACCCGATCGTGGTCACCAACTGGACCAATGAGGAAGGCGCGCGCTTTGCCCCCGCGATGATGGCCTCGGGCGTGTTCGCCGGCGTTCATACCCTCGACTACGCCTATGACCGCAAGGATCAGGACGGCAAGAGCTTCGGCGACGCGTTGAAGCGGATCGGCTGGGTCGGCGACGAGGAGGTCGGCGCGCGCAAGATGCACGCCTATTACGAATACCACATCGAACAGGGCCCGATTCTGGAGGCTGAGGAAAAGCAGATCGGCGTCGTCACCCACTGTCAGGGCCTGTGGTGGCTGGAATTCACGCTCACCGGCAAGGAGGCGCATACCGGCTCGACGCCGATGGCGATGCGGGTGAATGCCGGGCTTGCGATGGCCCGCATTCTGGAGATGGTGCAGGAGGTGGCGATGGATGCCCAGCCGAATGCCGTCGGCGGCGTCGGCCAGATGGTCTTCAAGCCCAATTCCCGCAACGTGCTGCCCGGCACTGTCACCTTCACCGTCGATATCCGCACCGTCGACCAGGACAAGCTCGACCGCATGCGGGCTTCGATCGAAAGCCAGGCAGCGGAAATCTGCGCGGCGCTCGGCGTCGGCTGTTCGGTGGAGGCTGTCGGCCATTTCGACCCCGTGACCTTCGATCCGGAACTGGTCGGCAATGTCCGGGAGGCCGCGGTCGAACTCGGTTACAGCCACATGGACATCGTCTCCGGCGCCGGCCACGACGCCTGCTGGGCCGCGAAGGTCGCGCCCGCCACCATGGTGATGTGCCCCTGCGTTGGCGGGCTGTCGCATAACGAGGCCGAGGAGATTTCCAGGGAATGGGCCGTGGCCGGCGCGGATGTGCTGCTCAGGGCGGTGTTGAAGACGGCGGAGATTGTGGCGTGA
- a CDS encoding endonuclease domain-containing protein, which translates to MPNISTQYARALRRNETDAEKMLWREIRNRNLNGFKFVRQYPIGPYITDFACREKALVVELDGAQHAENIRDVERTRYINRTGFSVIRFWNEEVLREPDDVLETIVAILEGRLKEACNTTRFHPATEQIQ; encoded by the coding sequence ATGCCAAACATCTCTACCCAATACGCCCGTGCGCTACGCCGCAACGAAACGGATGCGGAAAAGATGCTTTGGCGCGAGATCAGGAACCGCAATCTGAACGGCTTCAAATTCGTGCGGCAATATCCGATCGGCCCCTACATCACCGACTTCGCCTGTCGGGAAAAAGCGCTTGTTGTCGAGCTGGATGGCGCGCAACATGCCGAAAATATAAGAGACGTAGAAAGGACGCGTTATATCAACAGGACAGGCTTTTCGGTTATCCGGTTCTGGAATGAGGAGGTGCTGCGAGAACCAGACGACGTCCTCGAAACCATCGTCGCCATTCTTGAGGGCCGCTTGAAAGAAGCCTGCAACACCACGCGTTTCCATCCCGCCACGGAGCAAATCCAATGA